From the Nonlabens marinus S1-08 genome, one window contains:
- a CDS encoding DUF5683 domain-containing protein, with protein MAKIFCFMLLLLVGSLALAQDPTDNIVVDAQTKRLLVAQDSIANLYDANRPSKAAFYSAVIPGLGQAYNGKYWKIPLVYGAIGGSIFAYITNDKEYDRLRTAFQIRLSGGTDDEFSNPDGTPIISNAGLERAQRTSQRNKELSLLITAAFYAIQIIDANVDGHLSQFDVDRDLSFKPYLDYNQSASGTSYGFALSYTF; from the coding sequence ATGGCTAAGATTTTCTGTTTTATGCTTTTGCTACTTGTTGGTAGTCTTGCCCTGGCGCAGGATCCTACGGATAATATTGTGGTGGATGCTCAAACTAAGCGTTTGCTGGTAGCTCAAGACAGTATCGCTAATCTTTATGATGCTAATCGACCTTCTAAGGCCGCATTTTATAGTGCTGTGATTCCTGGGCTGGGACAAGCTTACAATGGGAAATATTGGAAAATTCCATTAGTTTATGGAGCGATAGGTGGCTCTATCTTTGCCTATATCACGAATGATAAAGAATATGATCGCCTGCGCACTGCCTTTCAAATAAGGCTATCCGGTGGGACTGACGATGAATTTTCAAACCCAGACGGCACACCTATAATTTCTAACGCAGGACTAGAGCGTGCACAACGTACCTCACAGCGCAATAAAGAATTGAGTCTTTTGATCACCGCTGCGTTTTATGCGATTCAAATTATAGATGCAAATGTGGACGGACATTTAAGTCAATTTGATGTGGATCGAGACTTGAGTTTTAAGCCCTATTTAGATTACAATCAATCGGCATCAGGAACCAGTTATGGTTTTGCCTTATCATATACTTTTTAA
- the lepB gene encoding signal peptidase I, with protein MSWTGWFLLFIVLQILHGVGTWKFYKAAGFKSWQAFIPIYNAVILMKIINRPVWWTVLLFLPVVNLIMFIVIWVELLRSFGFNKAVDTTLAVLTGGLYLYYVNYTQPLTHKKDRSLKPRTAVGEWTSSILFAIVAATIVHTYVMQPFIIPTPSLEKTLLTGDFLFVSKFHYGPRFPMTPIVAPMVHDTIPVVGIKSYLDRPQLPYLRLPGLSKVKRSDIVVFNWPIDSVNAYPYNDGEYHYKPIDKKSNYVKRCVGVPGDTLSIIRGRVHINGKPLELPDRAKIQHSYVIETKGRQYTEEQMRSYGITDGFQQGLLVETDKPGLSIKAATEDAIAQLEADGNVVSKEQVVFSDGGSQRYFPYDGMVANDYDNFSPFLIPAEGMTTPISYKNIDYYKRIIEVYEGTEMEISNTVEISGNKVYLNGKPLTEYTFLQDYYWLMGDNRHNSEDSRIWGYVPESHVVGKPVFVWMSLDQTKPFFQMVRWDRLFTTVHGSGQPISYFVYFVVVLIAYFAVRKILKIRKAKKQ; from the coding sequence ATGAGTTGGACAGGATGGTTTTTACTATTTATCGTATTACAAATACTTCACGGAGTAGGTACTTGGAAGTTTTATAAAGCTGCTGGCTTCAAGTCTTGGCAGGCTTTTATTCCCATCTATAATGCGGTGATCTTAATGAAAATCATCAATAGACCTGTCTGGTGGACGGTTTTGTTGTTTTTACCTGTGGTAAACTTGATTATGTTTATTGTAATTTGGGTAGAATTGCTGCGATCTTTTGGATTCAATAAAGCTGTGGACACTACCCTAGCGGTGCTTACTGGTGGTTTATATCTTTACTATGTCAACTACACGCAACCACTTACTCACAAAAAAGATAGATCACTAAAACCTAGAACAGCGGTTGGTGAATGGACAAGCTCCATTTTATTTGCAATCGTGGCAGCAACTATTGTGCATACCTATGTCATGCAGCCTTTCATTATTCCAACACCTTCTCTAGAAAAGACTTTATTAACAGGTGACTTCTTGTTTGTATCAAAGTTTCATTATGGTCCTAGATTCCCAATGACACCTATTGTAGCACCTATGGTACACGATACCATTCCTGTGGTGGGAATCAAGAGTTACCTCGATCGACCACAACTTCCTTACCTACGCCTTCCTGGTTTGAGCAAAGTGAAGCGGAGTGATATTGTGGTGTTCAATTGGCCTATTGATAGCGTTAATGCCTATCCCTATAATGATGGAGAATATCATTACAAGCCTATTGATAAAAAGTCAAATTATGTGAAGCGTTGTGTGGGAGTTCCTGGAGATACGCTATCCATTATACGCGGCAGAGTACATATCAACGGGAAGCCTCTAGAACTACCTGACCGCGCTAAAATCCAACATTCCTATGTTATAGAAACGAAAGGAAGACAATATACAGAGGAGCAAATGCGCTCCTACGGCATCACAGATGGGTTCCAGCAAGGGCTATTGGTAGAAACAGATAAACCAGGACTATCCATCAAAGCAGCTACTGAAGATGCCATTGCACAGCTGGAAGCTGATGGTAATGTGGTAAGCAAGGAGCAAGTCGTATTCTCAGACGGTGGTTCGCAACGGTATTTCCCGTATGATGGAATGGTCGCTAATGATTATGACAACTTCTCCCCTTTTCTGATTCCTGCGGAAGGCATGACCACCCCTATTTCCTATAAAAACATAGATTATTACAAAAGAATCATTGAAGTCTATGAAGGTACAGAAATGGAAATTTCAAACACAGTAGAAATCAGTGGTAATAAAGTGTATTTGAATGGCAAGCCGTTAACAGAATATACGTTCTTGCAAGATTACTATTGGCTTATGGGTGATAACCGCCATAACAGTGAGGACAGCCGTATATGGGGGTATGTTCCAGAAAGCCATGTGGTAGGTAAACCTGTATTTGTTTGGATGAGTCTGGATCAAACTAAACCATTCTTCCAGATGGTACGATGGGATCGACTGTTTACAACCGTTCACGGTAGCGGGCAGCCTATCTCCTACTTCGTTTATTTTGTAGTGGTATTGATTGCTTATTTTGCCGTTCGGAAGATTTTAAAAATACGCAAAGCCAAAAAACAGTAA
- a CDS encoding Dps family protein, translating into MNYLNFNTEKAKDTSKQLNILLADYHMYYQKLRNYHWNIVGHNFFDLHVKFEEMYDDAVLKIDEIAERILTLRYQPTSNYSDYIKMSSIKETKSDLQDTEMVDNLLSDHGLLLKQMAQVVETAGEAEDEGTIDLIGAYIRELETTSWMLDAWRMKKGDTRTSV; encoded by the coding sequence ATGAATTACCTGAATTTTAATACTGAAAAAGCAAAGGACACCTCAAAGCAACTCAATATTTTGTTAGCTGATTATCACATGTATTATCAAAAGCTACGCAACTATCATTGGAACATAGTAGGTCATAACTTTTTTGACCTGCATGTAAAGTTTGAAGAAATGTATGATGATGCTGTTTTAAAGATTGATGAAATTGCAGAGCGTATTTTGACTTTAAGGTATCAACCAACTTCTAATTACAGTGACTATATTAAAATGTCCAGTATCAAAGAAACCAAATCTGATCTACAGGATACAGAGATGGTAGACAATCTATTATCTGATCATGGTTTGTTACTCAAACAAATGGCTCAAGTAGTAGAAACTGCCGGAGAAGCGGAAGATGAAGGTACTATAGATTTAATAGGTGCTTACATACGTGAACTGGAAACAACTAGCTGGATGCTTGATGCCTGGAGAATGAAGAAGGGCGATACTCGTACATCTGTATAA
- a CDS encoding ParA family protein has product MGKIIAIANQKGGVGKTTTAVNLAASLGVLEKKVLLIDADPQANASSGLGINVDDVEMGTYQLLEHTASAKDLIVSTSSPNLDIIPAHIDLVAIEIELVDMEQREYMLRKALAPIKEDYDYIIIDCAPSLGLLTLNALSASDSVLIPIQCEYFALEGLGKLLNTIKSVQKIHNTQLDIEGLLLTMYDSRLRLSNQVVEEVNQHFEGLTFKTIIQRNVRLSEAPSYGESIINYDAASKGSENYLSLANELIQKNS; this is encoded by the coding sequence ATGGGTAAAATCATTGCAATTGCAAATCAAAAAGGTGGTGTTGGTAAAACGACGACAGCTGTCAACCTGGCCGCATCACTAGGAGTTCTAGAGAAAAAAGTACTATTAATTGATGCTGATCCACAGGCCAATGCCTCGTCTGGATTAGGAATCAATGTGGATGATGTAGAGATGGGCACATATCAATTGCTAGAACATACCGCAAGCGCTAAAGACCTGATAGTATCTACCTCATCGCCTAATCTAGATATCATTCCAGCACATATTGACCTAGTCGCAATTGAGATCGAATTGGTTGATATGGAGCAACGCGAGTACATGCTGCGCAAAGCTTTAGCTCCTATAAAAGAAGACTACGACTATATTATTATAGACTGTGCGCCGTCCTTAGGATTGCTTACTTTAAATGCATTATCTGCCAGTGATAGTGTGTTGATCCCTATCCAATGTGAATATTTTGCTCTGGAAGGATTAGGAAAGTTATTGAATACCATTAAAAGTGTCCAGAAAATTCACAATACACAATTAGATATCGAGGGTTTGCTACTCACCATGTACGATAGCAGATTGCGCTTATCTAACCAAGTCGTGGAAGAAGTGAACCAGCATTTTGAAGGATTGACTTTTAAAACAATCATACAGCGTAACGTGCGTTTGAGTGAAGCTCCCTCTTATGGTGAGAGCATTATAAATTATGACGCGGCAAGTAAAGGTTCTGAAAATTACTTGAGTCTAGCGAATGAACTAATTCAGAAAAACTCATAA
- a CDS encoding WbqC family protein, which translates to MTLILHPSYFMDVVTLGRLYKASTVLLDTNDSYVKQTYRNRCLIAGANGTLNLNIPIVHQGSGSSVAYSTIEIDHSQSWASTHLKSIGSAYRSSPYFEYYEDDLKELFAHIPQQLTDWNVKTMKWLCDLLHIPTDWAKANNYTSDPEATYLIIAKKEYLETLPAYAQVFQEKHGFTPHLSALDLLFNLGPSSRDYLKHIETNQ; encoded by the coding sequence ATGACGCTCATCCTACATCCCAGTTATTTTATGGATGTAGTGACGTTAGGACGTCTTTACAAGGCTTCCACAGTCTTACTGGACACAAATGACAGTTACGTCAAACAAACCTATAGAAACCGTTGTTTGATAGCTGGGGCAAATGGAACGTTGAATTTAAACATTCCTATAGTCCATCAAGGGTCTGGGTCATCTGTGGCTTATTCTACAATTGAAATAGACCATAGTCAATCCTGGGCTAGCACGCACCTTAAAAGTATAGGAAGCGCTTATCGCAGCAGTCCTTACTTTGAATACTATGAAGATGATCTTAAAGAGCTTTTTGCACATATCCCACAGCAATTAACGGATTGGAATGTGAAAACAATGAAGTGGTTGTGCGACTTACTTCATATACCCACAGATTGGGCAAAAGCAAATAACTATACCTCAGATCCCGAGGCTACGTATTTAATTATTGCTAAAAAAGAATATCTAGAAACCCTACCTGCTTATGCTCAAGTGTTTCAAGAAAAACACGGTTTTACACCACATTTATCGGCACTGGATTTGTTATTTAACCTTGGACCAAGCTCCCGTGACTATTTAAAACATATAGAGACAAACCAGTGA
- a CDS encoding ParB/RepB/Spo0J family partition protein, with protein sequence MAKATKKQALGRGLSALLKDPSNDINTAQDKNADKIVGNVIDLPLEDIEMNPFQPRTSFNEEHLRELASSIKELGVIQPITVRKKGFGKFELVSGERRCRASKLLGMKTIPAYVRIANDQESLEMALVENIQRQDLDPIEIALSYQRLIEEIDLTQEQMSERVGKSRSAIANYLRLLKLDPIIQTGMRDNFISMGHGRALITIESLEEQLDIYQKILSDNLSVRETEALVKDSKESSLSRKRTTKKSLPEYVESSIENLQETLGTKVTATANSKGKGKLSIAFNSKEELERITKLING encoded by the coding sequence ATGGCAAAAGCAACTAAAAAACAGGCATTGGGCCGTGGATTATCTGCATTGCTAAAAGATCCATCCAACGACATCAATACGGCACAAGACAAAAATGCCGATAAGATCGTTGGGAACGTCATTGATCTTCCATTGGAGGATATTGAAATGAATCCCTTCCAACCACGAACGAGCTTTAATGAGGAACATTTGCGAGAGCTGGCATCCTCTATTAAGGAGCTGGGTGTGATCCAGCCCATTACGGTTCGCAAAAAAGGCTTCGGTAAGTTTGAGTTGGTTTCTGGAGAGCGTCGCTGCCGTGCGTCGAAACTACTAGGAATGAAGACCATTCCTGCCTATGTGCGCATAGCAAACGATCAGGAGTCATTAGAAATGGCCCTGGTTGAAAACATACAGCGTCAAGATTTAGACCCTATTGAAATCGCTTTGTCCTACCAGCGATTGATTGAAGAGATTGACTTGACTCAAGAACAAATGAGCGAGCGAGTAGGTAAAAGCCGCAGTGCGATTGCTAATTACTTGAGATTGCTAAAATTAGACCCGATAATTCAAACAGGAATGCGGGATAATTTTATTTCGATGGGCCACGGCCGCGCGTTGATTACCATTGAAAGTTTGGAAGAACAACTCGACATCTATCAAAAGATCTTGTCGGATAATTTATCTGTACGGGAAACTGAGGCTCTTGTCAAGGATTCTAAGGAAAGTTCGCTTTCGCGAAAGCGAACTACTAAAAAATCCCTTCCTGAATATGTAGAATCGTCTATTGAAAATCTACAGGAAACGCTGGGTACGAAAGTAACCGCAACCGCAAATTCAAAAGGAAAGGGAAAATTAAGCATCGCTTTTAATTCCAAAGAAGAGTTGGAACGTATCACTAAATTGATCAATGGCTAA
- a CDS encoding DUF1853 family protein, translated as MTSHYDRFKAFYQTSSFWSGKLAGVQQFPLSNFNFEHLSEAEESLELPAIPVDTVLGKRAEYFFKFCVEQSSNYQLLAANEQIFSGKDTIGELDFILQHRYSGKVIHVELVYKFYIYEPHSHKPSRFLSHNQNEELSFYVGPNRRDYFIKKFEHLAARQLQLLYRPETQERLSHIGISLDKIEQQVCFLAHVFIPREAWQQDFPYLNKKCIVGYYMDEFAFAKAYTDNLYFLPEKKEWKMQPQRLDQFYTHQKILEHCRTSLQRGFAPMVWMLLQDGSFERFFIVSTRD; from the coding sequence GTGACCAGCCATTACGATCGATTCAAAGCTTTTTATCAAACCTCCAGTTTCTGGAGTGGAAAGCTGGCTGGAGTTCAACAATTCCCACTATCGAATTTTAATTTCGAACACTTATCAGAAGCTGAGGAGTCACTGGAACTACCTGCCATACCTGTAGATACCGTCTTAGGCAAAAGAGCAGAATACTTTTTTAAGTTTTGTGTCGAACAAAGCTCGAATTACCAGTTACTAGCAGCTAATGAGCAAATATTTAGTGGTAAGGACACCATAGGTGAGTTGGACTTTATTTTGCAGCATCGGTATAGTGGTAAAGTTATTCATGTTGAATTGGTTTATAAATTTTACATCTATGAACCTCACTCTCACAAACCCTCACGATTTTTAAGTCATAATCAAAATGAGGAATTGTCCTTCTACGTGGGGCCTAATCGTCGCGATTATTTCATAAAAAAGTTTGAACACCTTGCTGCTCGACAGCTGCAGTTACTGTATCGTCCAGAAACTCAGGAACGTTTGTCACATATAGGTATTTCCCTAGATAAAATAGAGCAACAGGTGTGTTTTTTGGCTCATGTATTCATCCCTAGAGAGGCCTGGCAACAAGACTTCCCCTATCTCAATAAAAAATGTATTGTAGGATATTATATGGATGAGTTCGCTTTCGCGAAAGCGTATACCGACAACCTTTATTTCCTGCCTGAAAAAAAAGAATGGAAGATGCAGCCGCAACGACTGGATCAATTTTACACGCATCAAAAGATCTTGGAACATTGCAGAACAAGCTTGCAAAGAGGTTTTGCCCCAATGGTGTGGATGCTTCTACAAGACGGAAGCTTTGAGAGGTTTTTTATCGTTTCCACAAGAGATTGA
- the dapB gene encoding 4-hydroxy-tetrahydrodipicolinate reductase gives MKIGLLGYGKMGKVIERIATDRGHEIVAKINRNDDKNELLKADVVIEFSAPESVIKNLKYCINNELSTVCGTTGWNDSIKEIYSLLEAKNGALVHASNFSLGVNIFFELNKKLAAMMNQFDEYNVHLKEIHHTEKKDAPSGTAITVAEGIMENTTYSKWHLGDSNKQESLGIEALREHDVKGTHIVTYNSPVDQIEITHTAHSRDGFALGAVIAAEWIEGKKGVYGMKEVLGL, from the coding sequence ATGAAAATCGGACTTCTAGGCTACGGTAAAATGGGCAAAGTCATCGAGCGAATCGCTACCGATCGTGGTCATGAAATTGTAGCTAAAATTAATCGAAATGATGACAAAAACGAGCTGTTAAAGGCAGACGTTGTCATAGAGTTCAGCGCTCCAGAGAGCGTTATAAAAAACCTAAAGTATTGCATTAACAATGAGCTTTCAACAGTTTGTGGTACAACTGGTTGGAATGACAGTATAAAGGAAATCTATAGCCTTTTAGAAGCCAAAAACGGCGCTTTAGTTCATGCGTCGAACTTCAGTTTAGGCGTGAATATTTTCTTTGAGCTCAACAAGAAACTGGCAGCAATGATGAATCAGTTTGACGAATACAATGTTCATCTTAAAGAGATTCATCATACTGAAAAAAAGGATGCTCCTAGTGGTACAGCCATCACGGTTGCTGAAGGCATTATGGAGAATACCACCTACTCCAAATGGCATTTGGGAGACTCAAATAAACAAGAATCTCTCGGCATTGAAGCATTACGAGAACATGATGTCAAGGGAACTCATATAGTTACCTACAATAGTCCAGTAGATCAAATTGAAATTACACATACAGCACACAGCCGGGATGGATTTGCTCTAGGTGCTGTGATCGCTGCAGAATGGATTGAAGGTAAGAAAGGAGTTTACGGGATGAAAGAAGTACTGGGACTGTAA
- a CDS encoding glycosyltransferase, which yields MHNLLIIGYIWPEPNRTAAGYRMLQLIDLFIDQGYQITFCSAAKIKSTSRIPLESRGVKMIPVQLNSDLFDDLLNQQQPEVVLYDRFLIEEQFGWRVRKVLPNAIQIIDTEDLHFLRTARKNHIENGISLEEGFQSELAVREISSVQRVDMNLIISSFEMELLIDQFQILPKKLFYLPFLIKKEEIESLKSNVVPFEKRSDFCTIGNLKHAPNLDAVRQLHRYVWPEIRSTFPDSQLFIYGSNAPKEILELHSPENGFHIKGHAKRVEEVLSKHRVLLAPLRYGAGLKGKLYDAMKYGIPSVMTSIGAEGMFSSRLVSGVVCDEVQQVASTAYQLYADLDSWNSYQEQGFKILQDEFEESAFAKAFFLQLQITKEEARMNQSFNERMLTYHANAHFKYMSHWINAKK from the coding sequence ATGCATAACTTGTTGATCATAGGATACATTTGGCCAGAACCAAACCGCACTGCTGCTGGATATCGCATGCTACAGTTGATCGATTTATTTATAGATCAAGGGTATCAAATTACCTTCTGTAGCGCAGCAAAGATAAAATCAACCTCCAGAATCCCGCTGGAATCTAGAGGTGTGAAAATGATACCTGTACAATTGAACAGCGATTTGTTTGATGATTTACTAAATCAACAGCAACCGGAGGTAGTTTTATACGATAGGTTTTTGATAGAGGAGCAATTCGGTTGGCGGGTAAGGAAAGTACTGCCTAATGCCATCCAGATTATAGATACCGAGGATTTACACTTTTTAAGAACCGCCAGAAAGAACCATATAGAGAATGGTATATCGCTAGAGGAAGGTTTTCAAAGCGAACTTGCAGTTAGAGAAATAAGCAGTGTACAGCGGGTTGACATGAATTTGATCATTTCTTCTTTTGAAATGGAGCTATTGATTGACCAATTTCAAATACTGCCTAAAAAATTGTTTTATCTACCCTTTCTAATAAAGAAAGAGGAAATTGAATCTTTGAAATCTAATGTGGTGCCGTTTGAAAAGCGATCAGACTTTTGCACCATAGGTAATTTAAAACACGCTCCTAATCTAGATGCAGTGCGCCAGTTACATCGCTATGTTTGGCCTGAAATACGTTCGACTTTTCCTGACTCGCAACTGTTTATTTATGGATCGAACGCACCTAAAGAGATACTGGAACTACATTCTCCTGAAAACGGATTTCATATCAAGGGGCATGCTAAAAGGGTCGAGGAAGTTTTGTCAAAGCACCGCGTATTATTAGCACCACTCAGGTATGGCGCAGGTTTAAAAGGAAAGCTATACGACGCCATGAAATATGGAATCCCCTCTGTAATGACCTCAATAGGCGCTGAAGGTATGTTCAGTTCTAGGCTAGTGTCTGGAGTTGTTTGCGATGAGGTTCAACAGGTCGCTTCAACTGCTTACCAATTGTACGCTGATTTGGATTCTTGGAACTCCTATCAAGAACAAGGCTTTAAAATTTTGCAGGATGAATTTGAGGAGTCCGCTTTCGCGAAAGCGTTTTTCCTACAGCTTCAAATCACAAAAGAAGAGGCAAGGATGAATCAGAGCTTTAATGAAAGAATGCTCACGTACCACGCAAACGCTCATTTTAAATATATGAGCCACTGGATTAATGCAAAGAAATGA